In the Natrinema sp. CBA1119 genome, GGAAACCGTTTTGCGACTCGAGACCCCAGAATCGCGTAATGAGTGGATTCGAACGGGAGCGCGCGGTCGACCGTCTCGAGGGGCTGGTCGACGCCGTCGAGGACGAGCGGATGCCGGTGCCAGTTCGCGAGGTGTGGGCCCTCGGCGACGTGGCGCTCGGCCTCGATCCCGTCGAGCGACTGGACGTCTACGTGACGAAGGACATCCTCCTGCGCGACGACAGCGAGCCATCAGCCTCGAGCGCGGACGGTGACGAATCGGATCCCGAGACTCAGTTTCGGAACTCCCACGGCATCGAGGGCGTCGGCAAGACCGTCCGTGCCGACTGGGCTCGCGAGTACCCCCAGCACCTGCGGGCAAACGCCAACGGTCACGCCGCCCCCGAGCAGTGTCTCGCGGCCCACCTCCTCGGGGACGACGAGCCGATCCACCTCGAGGTCTGTAACTCGTCGTTCGAGGACAACGTGACCCAGCGGCTTCGCGGGGCGCAGTTGCGCGACGATTACACGCAGTTGCTCGATCCCCGCGGCGTCTGTCTCTGGGCCGACGGCACCAGAAGCGAGGAGGCGTTCCGGAAGCTCCGCGAGAGCGAGCTCGCCCTGCCGACGCTCTCCGCGGCGCTCGAGATGCTCGGGCTGGACGGTGACGAGTCCGAAGCGGCGGCCACAGAGCTCCATGCCTGGCGCGAGCGACAGGACGGCGTGACGGTGCGCGGCGACGTGGTCTGACGTCGTCGTCCCGATACCTTACGCGTCCTGTAAATCTGAGATCGTGTCACGGGCTCGCTCGAGGCGGTCCGCGATCGTCGCGCGATCGACGTGAACGACGTCATTTTGCCGATCGTACTCGATCAGTCCGGCGTTGGCCAGCTTCGGCAGATGGACGTGATGGAGTTCCAACGCGATGGTTTGCCGGTCGGCGTCCGCCGCGACCGGCTCTGGTGCTCGTTCGACGACGTAGTCGACGAGTTCCTCGGACGAAACGCGCTCCGTCTCCGTCCGCATCGCGTACCGACAGAGGGACCGACGGGAGGGATCACTCAACGCGGTAAAAGACGAATCGATCGGGGCGGGGTCCTCGCTCTCCGCTCCGTCTTGGTCAGTCATTACCTCCCAAGTAACGGTCCCATCGGATAGGGGCGAGGCGTAAGTATTCACGGCATTTTTACGACGGTCACGATCGTTCGTCAGGATCCGGGCCGAAACTGAGAAGCGCTACTGACACGTATCAGTGATATCTCATGGCGATGCTACTTGCGACGCTCGTGATCGACTACCCTATTCTCCGAGAGACGCTGTCGCGCGCTCCGAATACGAAAGTGACGTGGGAACAGTCAGATATTACCAGAGACGAGACTCACCAGATGCTCGTCTGGGTCGACGGCGACGATGAGATGGCTGCGTTCGACGCGGGCCTCGAGGCCGATCCGACCGTCAAACCCCCCTTGCAGGTGGTCGAGTTCGACGGTCGCCGGCTCTACCAACTCGAGTTGACGGACGACGGGGAGCAGGCGAGCGTCTATCCGACTGTGATCGAAGAAGCCAGTGTCTTACGGGAGGTGACCGCGACGCACGAGGGATGGCTCTTTCGCGCCGCGTTCCCCAGTGACGAGGCGCTCGAGCGGTTTCACGCCTTCTTCGTTGATCGGGACATCGGTGTCGAACTTCAGCAGTTGCAAGACGGGAACGTGCTCACTGACGGCTCTCGCTTGCAGTACGGGGTCACGGACCGGCAGCGTGAAGCGCTCGTCGCTGCCGTCGACGCCGGCTACCTCGACATCCCGCGGTCGTGTTCGCTCGCCGAGCTCGGCGAGCGACTCGACATCTCGCCGAACGCGACCTCGGAACGGTTCCGGCGCGGCGTCGAGACGCTCATCGAGCACACGGTGTACCCGGACGGCCGGTCGCCGTAACGCGCGAGTCACTCGTCCGGTGCGATAGCAGGGGCCGATTTCGGTCCCGGGGGTTCCGGGACGAGCCACGCCGGCACCGCTCGAGTGAGGACGACCATGCCCGTCAGTTCCACGAGCGTCTGCGTGACGACGACCGCCGGTGCCAGCTCGTAGCCCGCCGGGAGCGCGAGCGCCAGCGGTAACACGACCAGCGAGTTCCGCGTCACGGCGGTGAAGACGAGCGCGCGGCTTTCACCGGTTTCCAGTCGGAGCACGCCGGCCGCGACTCGGCCGACGATCGGCATGACGACGAGGAACGCGACGTAGACCGGGACGACCGCCGCGATCCGCCCGATCGAATCCTGCACGCGGGGGAGCTGTGAGGCGATCACGACCAGCAGGGTCGCGCCCATCATCGGGACGGGAAGCCACCCCATCGCCGACTGCCATCCGCGAGCGATCTCCGAGCGCGTCGCACCCAGTTCGGTGAGCCACGCGAGCGTCAGCGGCAGGGCGATGAGAAAGAGGAACGCCTCGAGGAACGGTTCGGGATCGACGACCGTCGCGATCCGACTCCCCATGAACAGCCAGAGGTAGAGCGGCAGGAGGAGCAACTGCAGGAGCAAGAGCGCCGGCGTCGCGGCGGTGATCTGCTCGGCGTCGCCGTCGGCGAGCTCCGTAAACGGGATCACGTAGTCGATACAGGGCGTCAGCAACACCATGAACGCGCCGACGAGGACGACCGGGTCACGCGGGAGAAACCGGGTGAGCCCGTAGACGACGACCGGGACGACGAGGAAGTTCAGTCCGAGCGCCCCCGCCATGAACCGACCGTTGGTGAACGCATCGCGAAACCGGCCGAACGGGATCTCGAGGAAGGTCGCGTACAGCAACACCGCCAGAACGGGGGTGATGAGTCGCTCGAAGAGCGGCGCAGCCGACGGCTGCCCCACACCGATCCCGACGGCGAGTGCGACCGCGACCGCGTAGACGAGGAGCTGGTGGCGCTGCAACCACTCGGTGGAACGCATCATCCGACCGTTGGTGGACGGCTCGTAATAGCGCATCGGAGAAGTCAGCTGACTCGGCCGAGGCGCGGTGCGGTCGTATCGACCGAGCGAATCGGACTGCCGGGACGTGAATCAGAACCGCGGCCGTCGGCTCCGCGAGTCTCACGGAATGTCGCTCCGGCTGAACCAGAGTTGGGCCGCGATCAGGAGGCCGAGAGTCATGGCGACGAGAACCCCCGCACCGGCGAGGTCGTAGGTCCCCTCGAGCAGGATCGCGTTCGGATCGTAGTAGCGCATGGGTGCGATTGCCCCGACGGCTTCGGCGTCAGTCCCGGACAACAGCGACTCCGACAGAAACAGCGCGAAGGTAACGCCGAGGGCCACTCGCTGGGCGATCGCGGCCCGGTCGAAGACGACCGACGCGAGCAGGCCGATCCCGGCGCAGGCGAACAGATAGGGGATCGAAAGC is a window encoding:
- a CDS encoding arsenic resistance protein produces the protein MRSTEWLQRHQLLVYAVAVALAVGIGVGQPSAAPLFERLITPVLAVLLYATFLEIPFGRFRDAFTNGRFMAGALGLNFLVVPVVVYGLTRFLPRDPVVLVGAFMVLLTPCIDYVIPFTELADGDAEQITAATPALLLLQLLLLPLYLWLFMGSRIATVVDPEPFLEAFLFLIALPLTLAWLTELGATRSEIARGWQSAMGWLPVPMMGATLLVVIASQLPRVQDSIGRIAAVVPVYVAFLVVMPIVGRVAAGVLRLETGESRALVFTAVTRNSLVVLPLALALPAGYELAPAVVVTQTLVELTGMVVLTRAVPAWLVPEPPGPKSAPAIAPDE
- a CDS encoding helix-turn-helix domain-containing protein, which produces MLLATLVIDYPILRETLSRAPNTKVTWEQSDITRDETHQMLVWVDGDDEMAAFDAGLEADPTVKPPLQVVEFDGRRLYQLELTDDGEQASVYPTVIEEASVLREVTATHEGWLFRAAFPSDEALERFHAFFVDRDIGVELQQLQDGNVLTDGSRLQYGVTDRQREALVAAVDAGYLDIPRSCSLAELGERLDISPNATSERFRRGVETLIEHTVYPDGRSP